The following are encoded in a window of Tessaracoccus flavescens genomic DNA:
- a CDS encoding exonuclease SbcCD subunit D: MKFLHTADWHVGKTLKGRNRLDEQRAVLAEIIDVALREEVDAILIAGDLYDTAAPSADAQRLVNSALLKLATSGIEVVVIAGNHDHARSFEALRQLMAAAGIEYTGQVRAAQEGGVHRFTARSTGEEAVVALLPFVSRRHIVGSEEIVTGTPSENAGRYEQSVRDIIAALAESFRADTVNIVMAHLTCTGGVMGGGEREAQSIFEYHVSAQSFPINSHYVALGHLHRRQQIPAPAPVHYSGAPLAVDFGEQENTSVVCLVEVSPTTPAKVTDIPITAGRRLRTVSGTVELLKAASADYGDDYLRVIVEERTRAGLRDEVLDALPNALEVRIHPDFAQTEQRHTAQHTTRSPRDLFAAYCDEVGIEDPRLTALFSDLLDETTGVN, encoded by the coding sequence GTGAAGTTCCTGCACACCGCTGACTGGCACGTCGGCAAGACGCTCAAGGGCCGCAACCGGCTCGACGAACAGCGCGCGGTCCTGGCCGAGATCATCGACGTTGCCCTCCGCGAGGAGGTCGACGCGATCCTCATCGCGGGCGACCTGTACGACACTGCCGCTCCCAGCGCCGACGCGCAGCGGCTGGTCAACTCCGCCCTGCTGAAGCTGGCCACCTCCGGCATCGAGGTCGTCGTCATCGCGGGCAACCACGACCATGCCCGCAGCTTCGAGGCGCTGCGCCAACTGATGGCCGCCGCCGGCATCGAGTACACGGGTCAGGTCCGCGCCGCCCAGGAGGGCGGCGTGCACCGATTCACCGCCCGCTCGACCGGCGAGGAGGCCGTTGTCGCCCTGCTCCCGTTCGTCTCCCGGCGCCACATCGTCGGCTCCGAGGAGATCGTCACCGGCACCCCGTCGGAGAACGCCGGGCGCTATGAGCAGTCCGTCCGAGACATCATCGCGGCGCTCGCCGAGTCGTTCCGGGCCGACACCGTCAACATCGTGATGGCCCACCTGACCTGCACCGGCGGGGTGATGGGTGGTGGCGAGCGCGAGGCCCAGTCGATCTTCGAGTACCACGTCTCCGCTCAGTCGTTCCCGATCAACTCCCACTACGTGGCGCTGGGCCACCTCCATCGCCGCCAGCAGATCCCAGCCCCCGCCCCCGTGCACTACTCGGGTGCGCCGCTCGCCGTCGACTTCGGCGAACAGGAGAACACCTCGGTCGTCTGCCTCGTCGAGGTCTCCCCGACGACACCGGCCAAGGTCACCGACATCCCGATCACCGCCGGGCGGCGCCTGCGCACCGTCTCCGGCACCGTCGAACTGCTGAAGGCCGCCTCCGCCGACTACGGAGACGACTACCTGCGGGTCATCGTCGAGGAACGCACCCGGGCCGGCCTGCGCGACGAGGTGCTCGACGCCCTACCCAACGCCTTGGAGGTGCGGATCCACCCCGACTTTGCCCAGACGGAGCAGCGCCACACAGCCCAGCACACCACGCGCTCGCCGCGCGACCTCTTCGCGGCCTACTGCGATGAGGTGGGCATCGAAGATCCGCGCCTGACAGCGCTGTTCTCCGACCTGCTCGACGAGACGACGGGGGTGAACTGA
- a CDS encoding ATP-binding protein — MTLHDDSVGLVAGTSDSTPLKFSVAVGPDAYLQLDDVVTTEREVPGVGPVRTSGVVTQVVARHEGASFGSDAFLIADGVLPANTQEVAEVTTTRVDPEVYVPPMPGIPARRATGAVRDRALYFDSMDKKVVVGLGRDGEPVFVNLDFLDGTRGAHVSISGISGVATKTSFALFLLHSIFSSGVLGDRSLAAKALIFAVKGEDLMFLDKPNVKLDDTMRAQYARLGLPAVPFDSVRFFAPPTPGDQTGRPHVSGRTSGVDAFWWTLAEFCQKELLPYVFADAEDDRNQYTLVIHQVAAQLRREAKAAGTDGAVSIGGTQIRTYAELVEFIADRLQDDATKADWAGAATTAGSVNAFIRRLRSSLKPLGPIIRGDLAGGADKRQVSTANSRVTVVDLHNLPDRAQRFVVGVVLRSETEAKERAGAGGLLFTMLDELNKHAPREGNSPIKEVLLDIAERGRSLGIILIGAQQTASEVERRIVSNSSIRIVGRLDPAEAGRPEYGFLPASQRQRATLAKPGAMFVSQPELPVPLAVEFPFPAWATRQSETAPESAGASCIMSRMARDADPAPF, encoded by the coding sequence ATGACACTCCACGACGACTCGGTCGGCCTCGTTGCCGGCACAAGCGACTCGACGCCCCTCAAGTTCAGCGTGGCCGTCGGGCCGGATGCGTACCTGCAGCTCGACGACGTCGTCACCACCGAGCGGGAGGTCCCCGGCGTCGGTCCGGTGCGCACGTCGGGGGTCGTCACCCAGGTCGTCGCCCGTCACGAGGGTGCGAGCTTCGGCTCCGACGCGTTCCTGATCGCCGACGGCGTGCTCCCGGCCAACACCCAGGAGGTGGCCGAGGTGACCACGACGCGGGTCGACCCGGAGGTCTACGTGCCGCCCATGCCAGGCATCCCGGCACGCCGCGCGACCGGAGCCGTCCGCGACCGCGCCCTCTACTTCGACTCGATGGACAAGAAGGTCGTCGTCGGGCTCGGCCGCGACGGGGAGCCTGTGTTCGTCAACCTCGACTTCCTCGACGGCACCCGCGGCGCCCACGTGTCGATCTCGGGCATCTCCGGGGTGGCGACCAAGACCAGCTTCGCGCTGTTCCTGCTCCACTCGATCTTCTCCTCGGGCGTACTCGGCGACCGCTCCCTCGCCGCGAAGGCCCTCATCTTCGCCGTCAAGGGCGAGGACCTGATGTTCCTGGACAAGCCGAACGTCAAGCTCGACGACACGATGCGCGCGCAATACGCCCGCCTCGGGCTCCCCGCCGTCCCGTTCGACTCGGTCCGCTTCTTCGCGCCACCGACGCCGGGCGACCAGACCGGTCGACCGCACGTCTCGGGCCGCACCAGTGGGGTCGACGCCTTCTGGTGGACGCTCGCCGAGTTCTGCCAGAAGGAACTGCTCCCCTACGTCTTCGCCGACGCCGAGGACGACCGCAACCAGTACACGCTCGTCATCCATCAGGTCGCAGCCCAGCTGCGGCGCGAGGCGAAGGCAGCAGGCACCGACGGGGCCGTGTCGATCGGCGGCACCCAGATCCGCACCTACGCGGAACTGGTCGAGTTCATCGCCGACCGGCTGCAGGACGACGCGACGAAGGCCGACTGGGCGGGCGCAGCCACGACGGCCGGCTCGGTCAACGCCTTCATCCGCCGGCTGCGCTCCTCCCTGAAGCCACTCGGCCCAATCATCCGGGGCGACCTTGCGGGCGGGGCGGACAAGCGACAGGTGTCGACGGCGAACAGCCGGGTCACCGTCGTCGACCTGCACAACCTGCCCGACCGCGCCCAGCGGTTCGTCGTCGGCGTGGTGCTGCGCTCCGAGACCGAGGCGAAGGAACGCGCAGGCGCAGGTGGGCTGCTGTTCACCATGCTGGACGAGCTCAACAAGCACGCCCCGCGCGAGGGGAACTCGCCCATCAAAGAGGTGCTGCTCGACATCGCCGAGCGCGGCCGCTCGCTGGGCATCATCCTGATCGGCGCCCAGCAGACGGCCTCCGAGGTGGAGCGCCGGATCGTGTCGAACTCGTCGATCCGGATCGTCGGCAGGCTCGACCCGGCAGAGGCCGGACGCCCCGAGTACGGCTTCCTGCCCGCCTCGCAGCGCCAACGCGCGACCCTCGCGAAGCCAGGGGCGATGTTCGTCTCCCAGCCTGAGCTTCCCGTCCCGCTCGCCGTCGAGTTCCCGTTCCCGGCGTGGGCGACCCGCCAGTCCGAGACCGCCCCGGAGTCGGCGGGCGCGTCGTGCATCATGTCGCGCATGGCCCGAGACGCCGACCCGGCACCCTTCTGA
- a CDS encoding restriction endonuclease, whose amino-acid sequence MGDEFDELWPSQPPVLGGPRYVLVHDELRYAQGANQSDQMLDGYPNYHWLMSPDHLNIRKVMLEAGINAPALTVASDGPRRSLIAIRSSPWKAGHETNPWHDEFDLDHGHVRYFGDHKPTTTGAPGATRGNAMLLDAMRLHAGTTREERLLAPPLLLFRSVSVHRGGRQIQKGHVEFCGAAIIERLEHVVQRDPATGKSFPNIALDLAVVSDLTVDGIDLRWLDDRRDPLLSAEESLKHAPQRWKDWIAKGRVAIPGIRRRVHTSPVKTSADQQPLPGTAEANVLAKLYRFYDGRKHAFELLASRVAAEVLRESGARYKQGWLSRPSGDGGVDFVGRIDMGSLSASTPVVVLGQAKCIKPNSSISPEQVARLVARLRRGWIGVYVTTGSFSKQAQIEIIDDQYPVVLINGRILAETARRMAQANHGGDLDVMLDSTVAEYEGEITYRRPEQVISS is encoded by the coding sequence GTGGGCGACGAGTTCGACGAGCTGTGGCCGAGCCAGCCTCCCGTGCTCGGAGGACCGCGCTACGTCCTCGTTCACGACGAGCTTCGCTACGCCCAAGGCGCCAACCAGAGCGACCAGATGCTTGACGGCTACCCCAACTACCACTGGTTGATGAGCCCCGATCATCTGAACATTCGCAAGGTGATGCTCGAGGCTGGAATCAACGCGCCTGCCCTCACGGTCGCGAGCGATGGTCCGCGACGATCCCTGATCGCCATCCGTTCCAGCCCGTGGAAGGCCGGCCACGAGACCAACCCCTGGCACGACGAGTTCGACCTCGACCACGGGCACGTCCGCTACTTCGGAGACCACAAGCCGACAACGACGGGCGCGCCCGGAGCAACGCGGGGCAACGCCATGCTGCTGGACGCCATGCGGCTCCACGCAGGGACCACTCGTGAGGAACGGCTGCTCGCGCCACCGTTGCTCCTGTTCCGATCGGTCTCGGTTCACCGCGGCGGACGGCAGATCCAAAAGGGACACGTCGAGTTCTGCGGTGCCGCGATCATCGAGCGCCTGGAACACGTCGTGCAGCGCGACCCGGCGACCGGCAAGAGCTTCCCGAACATCGCGCTTGACCTCGCGGTCGTATCCGACCTGACAGTGGACGGAATCGACCTCCGCTGGCTCGATGACCGACGCGATCCGTTGCTCTCTGCAGAGGAGTCACTCAAGCATGCTCCGCAACGATGGAAGGACTGGATCGCCAAGGGAAGGGTCGCGATCCCTGGGATCCGGCGACGGGTCCACACCAGTCCGGTGAAGACATCCGCGGACCAGCAACCACTCCCGGGGACCGCCGAGGCCAATGTGCTCGCCAAGCTGTACCGCTTCTACGACGGACGCAAGCATGCGTTCGAACTCCTGGCCTCCCGCGTCGCGGCGGAGGTGCTCCGCGAGTCGGGCGCGCGCTACAAACAGGGCTGGCTGTCGCGTCCGTCGGGAGATGGTGGCGTGGACTTCGTCGGTCGCATCGACATGGGTTCGCTCTCCGCGAGCACCCCCGTCGTCGTGCTCGGCCAGGCGAAGTGCATCAAGCCGAACTCCTCCATCTCGCCGGAACAGGTTGCCCGCCTGGTCGCGCGGCTGCGGCGAGGTTGGATCGGGGTCTACGTGACGACCGGATCCTTCTCCAAGCAGGCCCAGATCGAGATCATCGACGACCAGTACCCGGTTGTGCTCATCAACGGTCGCATCCTCGCCGAGACGGCCCGCCGCATGGCACAGGCGAACCACGGTGGCGATCTCGACGTGATGCTCGACTCGACAGTGGCGGAGTACGAGGGCGAGATCACCTACCGGCGGCCCGAGCAGGTCATCTCCTCCTGA
- a CDS encoding response regulator transcription factor, with protein MAGGAGAAGFLIKDAEPDEIIRAVRAAHHGGSLLSPSVTTRVIGTFARPGGTARVESRHPRLDDLTEREREVLALIAEGLNNDELAARLVISKATARTHVGNILSKLGARDRAQLVVIAYRSGIV; from the coding sequence GTGGCAGGTGGGGCCGGAGCAGCCGGGTTCCTGATCAAGGATGCCGAGCCGGACGAGATCATCCGGGCCGTCCGCGCCGCACACCACGGGGGATCACTGCTGTCGCCCAGCGTCACGACCCGGGTGATCGGCACCTTCGCACGCCCCGGTGGGACGGCGCGCGTCGAGTCGAGACACCCTCGCCTCGACGACCTGACCGAGCGGGAACGCGAGGTCCTCGCCCTGATCGCGGAGGGACTGAACAACGACGAACTGGCCGCCCGCCTGGTGATCAGTAAGGCGACGGCGCGCACCCACGTCGGCAACATCCTCAGCAAGCTCGGGGCCCGCGACCGGGCCCAGCTTGTGGTGATCGCCTACCGTTCAGGCATCGTGTAG
- a CDS encoding CAP domain-containing protein, with protein sequence MGTTQIRRPMAGMGVLVAIASLLTFLMLSPAHAVGAPARVQSENAQMIADLFDEHNRQRREHGLPALVFSPTISLRVTQPFTNTMAAADNGTIWHNDADDIRRGGSNWAENVIGGFRGETAADLVGRWMDSSGHRTNLLNRNYTTIAIGFAYADNSDWLFATTNFYADPKDAGPTYRTGAEWLASRTVPKSNVNVYLTPGTHNINGRLWRTVCEKYSQTKRCRTEIWASQTQRDGGRYVTRDGWMFNNLTYAPSPRRLWAGNPLAAKGKVGVSVTWTSGGRPWRTECDTAATGRNGCRTYTRTTVVVAAGSGHRSEDRWIFNNMVIFE encoded by the coding sequence ATGGGTACCACCCAGATCCGGCGACCGATGGCGGGTATGGGGGTACTCGTCGCGATCGCATCCCTCCTCACCTTCCTGATGCTGTCGCCTGCGCACGCCGTCGGGGCTCCCGCCCGGGTGCAGTCGGAGAACGCGCAGATGATCGCCGACCTGTTCGACGAGCACAACCGTCAGCGGCGCGAGCACGGGCTGCCAGCGCTCGTTTTCAGCCCGACGATCTCGCTGCGCGTGACGCAGCCGTTCACCAACACGATGGCGGCGGCGGACAACGGCACCATCTGGCACAACGACGCCGACGACATCCGGCGCGGCGGTAGCAACTGGGCCGAGAATGTGATCGGAGGGTTCCGGGGCGAGACGGCCGCAGACCTGGTCGGTCGCTGGATGGACTCGTCTGGGCACAGGACCAACCTGCTCAACCGCAACTACACCACCATCGCCATCGGCTTCGCCTACGCAGACAACAGCGACTGGCTCTTCGCCACCACCAACTTCTACGCCGATCCCAAGGACGCCGGGCCGACCTACCGGACGGGGGCCGAATGGCTCGCCTCCCGGACGGTTCCCAAGTCGAACGTCAACGTCTACCTCACCCCTGGCACCCACAACATCAATGGCCGCCTGTGGCGCACCGTGTGCGAGAAGTACTCGCAGACGAAGCGGTGCCGCACCGAGATCTGGGCCAGCCAGACCCAGCGCGACGGCGGTCGCTACGTGACGCGCGACGGCTGGATGTTCAACAACCTCACCTACGCCCCCTCGCCTCGCCGTCTGTGGGCGGGCAACCCGCTCGCGGCAAAGGGAAAGGTCGGTGTCAGCGTCACCTGGACCAGTGGCGGAAGGCCATGGCGGACGGAGTGCGACACCGCCGCGACGGGGCGTAACGGCTGCCGCACCTATACGAGGACGACGGTGGTCGTCGCCGCCGGGTCCGGACACCGCAGCGAGGACCGCTGGATCTTCAACAACATGGTGATCTTCGAGTGA
- a CDS encoding ferritin-like domain-containing protein, whose translation MAFDLEKYAETSDRVRWEDLDLDLFEEQPLDAETLRSLRYMCDVEYHTSCYLRDLLVTRSHREDEARGFMTTWNREEFWHGEALSAVLNRHGIVVDYDELKAKRIKLGWQLALGPVKQATGSNLVGDDFIAVHMTWGAANELSAVAAYRRLAAMNDHPVLSPLLERIAKQETRHVAFYTTQGRAKLEESTRAQKIVRWVMSKVWRPVGSGIMDDAGIRHVMNHLFTGQGGELDKLDQRVQRFPGLDGITIFRTAFEKMGIVL comes from the coding sequence GTGGCGTTCGACCTTGAGAAGTACGCGGAGACCTCCGACCGCGTCCGGTGGGAGGACCTCGACCTCGATCTCTTCGAGGAACAACCCCTTGACGCGGAGACGCTGCGGTCGCTGCGCTACATGTGCGACGTCGAGTACCACACCTCGTGCTACCTGCGGGACCTGCTCGTCACCCGCTCGCATCGAGAGGACGAGGCAAGAGGGTTCATGACGACGTGGAACCGCGAGGAGTTCTGGCACGGCGAGGCGCTGTCGGCCGTCCTGAACCGCCACGGCATCGTCGTCGACTACGACGAACTCAAGGCAAAGCGGATCAAGCTGGGGTGGCAGCTCGCGCTCGGCCCGGTGAAGCAGGCGACCGGCTCCAACCTCGTCGGAGACGACTTCATCGCCGTGCACATGACCTGGGGCGCCGCGAACGAGCTCTCCGCCGTCGCCGCCTATCGACGCCTCGCCGCCATGAACGACCACCCCGTCCTCTCGCCCCTGCTCGAGCGGATCGCCAAGCAGGAGACCCGACACGTCGCGTTCTACACGACCCAGGGCCGCGCCAAGCTCGAGGAGTCCACGCGAGCGCAGAAGATCGTGCGGTGGGTGATGTCGAAGGTGTGGCGGCCGGTCGGCTCCGGGATCATGGACGACGCCGGGATCAGGCACGTGATGAATCACCTGTTCACCGGCCAGGGCGGCGAGCTGGACAAGCTCGACCAGCGCGTCCAGCGCTTCCCCGGCCTCGACGGCATCACGATCTTCCGCACCGCATTCGAGAAGATGGGCATCGTCCTGTGA
- a CDS encoding HAD family hydrolase — MSTPRFSAVLFDCDGVLVDSEPIANAVLREMLQELGWDISDEEAIRRFVGRSFIEEWKVIYATRGTGSTRTGSSPSAPGVTSP, encoded by the coding sequence GTGTCAACTCCGCGTTTCTCGGCCGTCCTGTTCGACTGCGACGGCGTCCTGGTCGACTCCGAACCGATCGCCAACGCCGTCCTGCGCGAGATGCTGCAGGAGCTCGGCTGGGACATCTCGGACGAGGAGGCGATCAGACGCTTCGTCGGCCGCTCGTTCATCGAGGAGTGGAAGGTCATCTACGCCACACGGGGCACCGGATCGACCAGGACTGGATCCTCGCCTTCCGCGCCAGGCGTGACGTCGCCCTGA
- a CDS encoding DUF1707 domain-containing protein: MPTDDIALPDGHVRITPAQRDRALAALRDAAADERLRFEELEARSDAVLRASTRDDLASVLYDLLPGAALEATVSDLLPVSSAPGMSWDTPLLFEGEHWWKTRQIRGEWDVPPFIEVVASQGSVLLDFLQARPLSPVIDMTLTSSWLGGLTLVVPRGWGVDVTSFPSAMSLVSTAIPTRPQAGLPRIVVRGSAGASFNARYATTRELRRAGLAG, from the coding sequence ATGCCGACCGATGACATCGCCCTGCCCGACGGCCACGTCCGGATCACCCCGGCCCAACGCGACCGCGCGCTCGCCGCGCTGCGCGACGCGGCAGCAGACGAGCGGCTCCGGTTCGAGGAACTGGAGGCACGCAGCGACGCCGTGCTCAGGGCCAGCACCCGCGACGACCTGGCGAGCGTCCTCTACGACCTGCTGCCAGGTGCAGCGCTCGAGGCGACGGTCTCCGATCTGCTGCCGGTCAGCAGCGCTCCGGGCATGAGCTGGGACACCCCCCTGCTGTTCGAGGGCGAGCACTGGTGGAAGACGCGGCAGATCCGCGGGGAGTGGGACGTCCCACCGTTCATCGAGGTCGTCGCCTCCCAAGGTTCGGTGCTGCTTGACTTCCTGCAGGCGCGTCCCCTGAGTCCCGTGATCGACATGACGCTGACCTCGTCGTGGCTGGGCGGGCTCACTCTGGTCGTGCCGCGTGGGTGGGGCGTCGACGTGACCTCGTTCCCGTCGGCGATGAGCTTGGTGAGCACCGCCATCCCGACCCGGCCGCAGGCGGGCCTCCCCCGGATCGTGGTGCGCGGCTCGGCGGGCGCGTCGTTCAACGCCCGCTATGCGACGACGCGCGAGCTCCGCAGGGCGGGCCTGGCCGGCTGA
- a CDS encoding threonine/serine ThrE exporter family protein — MSDGRSTPEVRELNLILDLGLRIGEVLLSSGGGAADVTASMQVVAQHLGVQRPEVDVTFTQLSMSYSYDPEEMPITLVRRVKQRDIDYEDLTRVNQLVIDIMADRVDLAEARSQMASIVSTPHSLPRWAVTVANGAMCGAVAVFLGGGPIVTAIAFVAAMVIDRVLLLLSRLRLPGFYVQVAGGTIATLFAVAAAASGLNVDPSLVVTANIIMLLAGIGFMGALQDALTGFYVTAAARMMEALLATAGIIAGVSGGLAFAGLFGLEIGYLEPGRAGWEEMPVLALGAAACAAAFAVAVYAPWRVVVPIAVIALVAACLDRLIANFGLGRPWGAGAAALGIGLVAYAVAGRVKVPPLVIVVPAIVPLLPGLSIYRGLSLLTQGTEASSAAGMLAMMTAASVAIALAAGVILGEWVAQPLKREARRLETRLAGPRLVGPFRARGRRKT, encoded by the coding sequence ATGTCTGACGGCCGCTCCACTCCCGAGGTCCGGGAACTCAACCTCATCCTCGATCTCGGGCTGAGGATCGGCGAGGTGCTGCTGTCCTCGGGCGGTGGTGCCGCGGACGTCACCGCGTCGATGCAGGTGGTGGCCCAGCACCTGGGTGTGCAGCGTCCCGAGGTCGACGTGACCTTCACCCAGCTGTCGATGAGCTACTCCTACGACCCCGAGGAGATGCCGATCACGCTGGTGCGGCGGGTCAAGCAGCGCGACATCGACTACGAGGACCTCACCCGGGTCAACCAGCTCGTTATCGACATCATGGCCGATCGGGTCGACCTGGCCGAGGCGCGCAGCCAGATGGCCTCGATCGTCTCGACCCCGCACTCGCTTCCACGCTGGGCGGTCACCGTCGCCAACGGCGCGATGTGTGGCGCCGTCGCCGTCTTCCTCGGCGGCGGCCCGATCGTCACCGCGATCGCGTTCGTCGCCGCCATGGTGATCGACCGGGTCCTCCTGCTGTTGTCGCGCCTGCGGCTTCCGGGCTTCTACGTGCAGGTCGCAGGCGGCACCATCGCGACGCTGTTCGCCGTCGCCGCGGCCGCGTCGGGGCTCAACGTCGACCCGAGCCTCGTCGTGACGGCCAACATCATCATGCTGCTGGCGGGGATCGGGTTCATGGGTGCGCTTCAGGACGCGCTGACCGGCTTCTACGTCACAGCCGCCGCCCGCATGATGGAGGCGCTGCTGGCCACGGCGGGCATCATCGCGGGGGTCAGCGGCGGGTTGGCCTTCGCCGGGCTGTTCGGCCTCGAGATCGGCTATCTCGAGCCTGGCCGTGCCGGCTGGGAGGAGATGCCGGTTCTTGCGCTGGGCGCCGCCGCCTGTGCCGCGGCCTTCGCCGTCGCCGTCTACGCACCGTGGAGGGTCGTCGTGCCGATCGCGGTGATCGCGCTCGTCGCTGCCTGCCTCGACCGCCTCATCGCGAACTTCGGGCTCGGGCGCCCCTGGGGTGCCGGTGCAGCCGCGCTGGGCATCGGCCTTGTCGCCTACGCCGTCGCCGGCCGGGTGAAGGTGCCGCCGCTGGTGATCGTCGTGCCTGCGATCGTGCCGTTGCTGCCCGGCCTGTCGATCTACCGGGGGCTCTCCCTGCTGACGCAGGGCACCGAGGCAAGCTCCGCGGCGGGCATGCTGGCGATGATGACGGCAGCCTCTGTCGCGATCGCCCTTGCCGCAGGGGTGATCCTCGGCGAATGGGTCGCGCAGCCGCTCAAGCGCGAGGCGCGACGTCTCGAGACCCGCCTCGCCGGCCCCCGCCTCGTCGGTCCCTTCCGCGCCCGGGGGCGTCGCAAGACCTGA
- a CDS encoding IS256 family transposase: MSMIDKQSRDERRRAQRAGVEALEASGALDDLYARIDVGEVQFDGRDGLIQQLIKAGLERGLQAELSEHLGYDKGDPDAAAFPNSRNGSSAKTVATSVGDVDLAIPRDRDGTFTPMLVPKGSRRVGGLDDMIVSLYAGGMTVRDIEHHLVSTVGTEISRETISKITDEVADEVLAWQQRPLDSFYPVIYLDAIMVKIRDGAHVRNKAAHIAVGVDMDGIKHVLGIWIQATEGARFWAGVCAQLANRGVKDVLIVCVDGLSGFPEAVEATWPESTVQTCVVHLIRAAMRFVSYKDRKAMAAALKPIYQAVDADAARAALDAFAASELGKANPHSIRVFEDAWTKFVPFLAFPPMLRRVIYTTNAIESLNYQLRKVTKNRGHFPSDDAAVKLLWLAICNIEDKRARDRAKERGRGRGEKRVAEGRLVEGQITTNWKQALAQLAIAYPDRINPYL, translated from the coding sequence ATGTCCATGATTGATAAGCAGTCTCGTGATGAACGGCGCCGTGCTCAGAGGGCGGGCGTGGAGGCGTTGGAGGCCTCTGGAGCGTTGGATGATCTCTATGCCCGTATCGATGTCGGCGAGGTCCAGTTCGATGGCAGGGATGGCCTGATCCAGCAGTTGATCAAGGCCGGCCTTGAACGCGGACTCCAGGCCGAACTGAGCGAGCACCTCGGATACGACAAGGGCGATCCCGATGCGGCGGCGTTCCCGAACTCACGTAACGGCTCCTCAGCCAAGACGGTGGCCACCAGCGTCGGTGACGTGGATCTGGCGATCCCCAGGGACCGTGACGGGACCTTCACCCCGATGCTGGTCCCGAAGGGCTCCCGCCGGGTCGGCGGGTTGGATGACATGATCGTGTCCCTTTATGCGGGCGGGATGACGGTTCGCGATATCGAGCATCATCTGGTCTCCACGGTCGGCACTGAGATCAGCCGGGAGACGATCTCCAAGATCACTGACGAGGTCGCCGATGAGGTCCTGGCCTGGCAGCAGCGCCCGTTGGACTCGTTCTATCCGGTGATCTACCTCGACGCGATCATGGTGAAGATCCGCGACGGGGCCCATGTCCGGAACAAGGCCGCCCATATCGCTGTCGGGGTCGACATGGACGGCATCAAGCACGTGTTGGGGATCTGGATCCAGGCCACCGAGGGTGCCCGTTTCTGGGCCGGGGTCTGCGCGCAGCTCGCGAACCGGGGCGTCAAGGACGTGCTGATCGTGTGTGTCGATGGGCTCAGCGGGTTCCCCGAAGCGGTCGAGGCCACCTGGCCCGAATCGACGGTCCAGACCTGCGTGGTCCACCTGATCCGCGCGGCGATGCGGTTCGTGTCCTACAAGGACCGCAAGGCCATGGCGGCGGCGTTGAAGCCGATCTACCAGGCCGTCGACGCGGACGCCGCCAGAGCCGCTCTGGACGCGTTCGCGGCCTCGGAGCTTGGGAAGGCGAATCCCCACTCGATCCGCGTGTTCGAGGATGCCTGGACGAAGTTCGTGCCGTTCCTGGCGTTCCCGCCGATGCTGCGTCGCGTGATCTACACCACCAACGCGATCGAGTCGTTGAACTACCAACTGCGCAAGGTCACCAAGAACCGGGGCCACTTCCCCTCCGACGATGCCGCGGTCAAACTCCTCTGGCTGGCGATCTGCAACATCGAGGACAAGAGGGCACGTGACCGGGCCAAGGAACGCGGCCGAGGCCGAGGCGAGAAACGCGTCGCCGAGGGACGCCTCGTCGAAGGACAAATCACCACGAACTGGAAACAGGCCCTGGCCCAACTCGCCATCGCTTACCCCGACCGCATCAACCCCTACCTCTAA